One Fontisphaera persica DNA window includes the following coding sequences:
- a CDS encoding phosphate acyltransferase, whose amino-acid sequence MRFIGSLIEKLQRHPKRIVFPEGSEPRVLQAARQFRSLRLGAPILLGDRTAIKEAAEKLNINLEGIRIINPATSEDLDNFARRFEALRRAKGIRFEEARAAMLNPNYFGSMMVAMHQADGLVSGTNEVTGSVLRPLFQIIKVAPHFTTASSCMIMEVEDTRFGEEGVMFMADCGVIPEPTVEQLADIAVTTAQLAHKLLNVRPRVAMLSFSTKGSAMHPSVGKMQAATALAIRKAQEHGLEADFDGELQADTALVPDIARRKLPESKVAGRANVLIFPDLNAGNIASKFVQHIARANAYGQIMLGLDRPAADVSRGSNAHDILGVAAIVGVQAIDYKSLYPDAGNHIPGE is encoded by the coding sequence ATGCGATTTATCGGCAGTCTTATTGAAAAACTGCAACGGCATCCCAAACGGATTGTTTTTCCGGAAGGCAGCGAGCCCCGGGTGTTGCAGGCTGCCCGCCAGTTCCGCTCCCTGCGGCTGGGGGCGCCCATTCTCCTGGGTGACCGCACGGCGATTAAGGAAGCCGCGGAGAAGCTCAACATCAACCTGGAGGGCATCCGCATCATCAATCCCGCCACGAGCGAGGATTTGGACAATTTTGCCCGGCGGTTTGAAGCCTTGCGGCGCGCCAAGGGCATCCGGTTTGAAGAGGCGCGGGCGGCCATGCTGAATCCCAATTATTTTGGGAGCATGATGGTGGCCATGCATCAGGCCGATGGTCTGGTGTCCGGCACCAATGAAGTGACGGGGAGCGTGTTGCGGCCGCTCTTTCAAATCATCAAGGTGGCGCCCCACTTCACCACGGCCTCCTCGTGCATGATTATGGAGGTGGAGGATACGCGGTTTGGCGAGGAAGGCGTGATGTTCATGGCGGATTGCGGCGTCATCCCGGAGCCCACCGTGGAGCAACTGGCCGATATTGCCGTGACCACCGCCCAACTGGCGCACAAGCTGCTCAACGTCCGTCCGCGCGTGGCCATGCTCTCGTTTTCCACCAAGGGCAGCGCCATGCATCCGTCGGTGGGCAAAATGCAGGCCGCCACCGCGCTGGCCATCCGCAAGGCGCAGGAGCACGGGTTGGAGGCGGATTTTGACGGCGAATTGCAGGCCGATACCGCGCTGGTGCCGGACATTGCCCGGCGCAAACTGCCGGAAAGCAAGGTGGCGGGGCGGGCCAACGTGCTGATATTTCCCGACCTCAACGCCGGTAACATCGCCAGCAAATTTGTCCAGCACATTGCGCGCGCCAATGCCTACGGGCAAATCATGCTGGGCTTGGACCGGCCGGCGGCGGATGTTTCGCGCGGCTCCAATGCGCATGACATTTTGGGCGTGGCCGCCATTGTGGGCGTGCAGGCCATTGATTACAAATCGCTGTATCCCGATGCCGGGAACCACATTCCCGGTGAATAA
- a CDS encoding M48 family metallopeptidase yields MKMPQVRNPAVWLALALAAWLAGCTTVGETGRRQLMLLTPGEEMTLGLTSFEKLKKEMPISRDPALNAQVQRVGKRIAAVAQLPNAQWEFVVFESKEANAFCLPGGKIGIYTGILPITQNDAGLAAVMGHEVAHATARHGAERVSEALAMQAAGQVLGASLSGSDPKVQAAAMTAYGLGATLGRTLPHSRKQEEEADYIGLKYMARAGYDPEEAVRFWERFAAYNRQQGGSSTPWFLRTHPLDEKRIAKLRQWLPEARAEYRPQ; encoded by the coding sequence ATGAAGATGCCTCAGGTGAGAAATCCGGCGGTCTGGCTGGCCCTGGCGCTGGCAGCCTGGCTGGCCGGCTGCACCACGGTGGGCGAAACCGGCCGCCGGCAACTGATGTTATTAACCCCCGGGGAGGAGATGACGCTGGGGCTGACCAGCTTTGAAAAGCTGAAGAAGGAAATGCCCATCAGCCGCGACCCGGCCCTCAATGCGCAGGTGCAGCGCGTGGGCAAGCGCATCGCGGCGGTGGCGCAATTGCCCAACGCCCAGTGGGAGTTTGTGGTTTTTGAAAGCAAGGAGGCCAACGCGTTCTGCCTGCCCGGCGGCAAAATTGGCATTTACACCGGCATCCTGCCCATTACGCAGAATGATGCCGGGCTCGCGGCCGTCATGGGCCACGAGGTGGCGCATGCCACCGCCCGCCACGGCGCGGAGCGGGTGAGCGAAGCCCTGGCCATGCAGGCCGCCGGCCAGGTGTTGGGAGCTTCACTGTCCGGCAGCGACCCCAAAGTGCAGGCCGCCGCCATGACCGCCTATGGGCTGGGCGCGACCCTGGGCCGCACCCTGCCCCACAGCCGCAAGCAGGAGGAGGAAGCGGACTACATCGGCCTCAAGTACATGGCGCGGGCGGGCTACGACCCGGAAGAAGCCGTGCGTTTTTGGGAGCGATTTGCTGCCTACAACCGCCAGCAGGGCGGAAGCAGCACTCCCTGGTTCCTGCGCACGCATCCATTGGATGAAAAACGCATCGCCAAACTCCGCCAATGGTTGCCGGAAGCCCGCGCGGAATACCGTCCCCAATGA
- a CDS encoding AGE family epimerase/isomerase, producing the protein MKSIYAGAIFLFSLALVGAADLTGLAQEYDRQLREKILPYWYDTTLDRAHGGYLLADDLSGRREAKDKALVVQARMVWGFSHAHLYQYSDARRDYLQAAQVGYRFLRDRMLDAQHGGYYWRVDAAGKPLQDRKIMYGQSFVIYALVEYYRATQHPEAIRLAMDLFFLLQRKAHDLEHGGWIEHFTRDWRPVLQHDDQVFVEVGGYKSANTHLHLMEAFTELYAVTGDATVRRALQEALEINRRYFYPLEPGQSCFHRQLDWRPVTDPKSAGLSYGHNVEFAWLMVQAQKALGQRPDWRHFYAHIDHALQYGYDWERGGLYHRGVGNEPASDTTKVWWAEAELIAALSEALAHQPNPRYAQALEKQFRFLQQYQTSPEDGIWLDTVYADGKVKSGGKAHHWKANYHDVRAIVKFIQAFKRPASRAAVQ; encoded by the coding sequence ATGAAAAGCATTTATGCAGGCGCGATTTTCCTGTTTTCCCTGGCCTTGGTTGGGGCGGCTGATTTGACCGGCCTGGCGCAGGAGTACGACCGGCAACTGCGCGAGAAAATCCTGCCTTACTGGTATGACACCACGCTGGATCGCGCCCACGGGGGTTATTTGCTGGCGGATGACCTCAGCGGGCGCCGGGAGGCCAAGGACAAGGCGCTGGTGGTACAGGCGCGGATGGTGTGGGGGTTCAGCCATGCGCATCTTTATCAATATAGCGATGCCCGGCGCGATTATTTGCAGGCGGCCCAGGTGGGATATCGTTTCCTGCGCGACCGCATGCTGGATGCGCAACACGGCGGTTATTACTGGCGGGTGGACGCCGCCGGCAAGCCCTTGCAGGACCGGAAAATCATGTATGGCCAGAGTTTCGTCATTTACGCGCTGGTGGAGTACTACCGAGCCACACAGCATCCGGAGGCGATTCGCCTGGCCATGGATTTGTTTTTCCTGCTGCAACGCAAGGCGCATGATTTGGAGCATGGGGGCTGGATTGAGCATTTCACCCGCGACTGGCGTCCGGTGTTGCAGCACGATGACCAGGTGTTCGTGGAAGTGGGCGGCTACAAAAGCGCCAACACCCATTTGCATTTGATGGAAGCGTTCACGGAGCTGTACGCGGTGACCGGTGATGCGACTGTGCGGCGGGCTTTGCAGGAGGCCCTGGAGATTAACCGCCGTTACTTTTATCCGCTGGAGCCGGGCCAGTCCTGCTTTCATCGGCAACTGGATTGGCGGCCGGTGACGGACCCCAAGAGCGCCGGGTTGTCCTATGGGCACAACGTGGAATTTGCATGGCTGATGGTGCAGGCGCAAAAGGCGCTTGGCCAGCGGCCGGACTGGCGGCATTTCTACGCCCACATAGACCATGCGCTGCAATATGGCTATGACTGGGAGCGCGGCGGATTATACCACCGCGGCGTGGGCAATGAGCCGGCTTCCGACACCACCAAAGTCTGGTGGGCCGAGGCGGAGCTGATTGCCGCCCTGAGCGAGGCGCTGGCGCACCAACCCAATCCGCGTTATGCCCAGGCGCTGGAAAAACAGTTCCGCTTCCTCCAACAGTACCAGACTTCGCCGGAGGACGGCATCTGGCTGGACACCGTGTATGCCGACGGCAAGGTCAAATCCGGCGGCAAGGCGCATCACTGGAAGGCCAACTACCACGATGTGCGGGCCATTGTGAAATTTATTCAGGCATTCAAGCGTCCTGCTTCCCGCGCGGCAGTCCAATAG
- a CDS encoding SpoIIE family protein phosphatase, protein MTTPSSASAPAPASRPLRVLVVEDSEFDTRVMLNELRMGGYDPQYKRVETAEQMRAALTSQTWDVVLADYHLPEFSAPKALELLHELGLDIPFVVVSGGIGDQIAVECMRSGAHDYLMKGNLARLAPAVERELREAKVRAARAEAEQQMRESELRYRLLWETCPDAVLLMDANGYIQFANPAVESVFAYKPVELLGRNVTLLQPPELREANPLAFVEYVRSGRRQTGWAAREAIGLRKDGRRVIIEISASEMVLQGQRRYVGFIRDITERKKAEEALRAHEQEMQVAREIQRLLFPASAPQVPGFEISGASFPADAACGDYFDYLPMPAGRLGLVVADITGHGVGPALLMAETRAYLRLLTRNREKVEEILSLANRTLVEDVGNERFVTLMLAQLDPEARTLVYGSAGHPAGYVVDASGEVKATLRSTGPPLGIASSANFRASAPVPLAPGDVLLLLTDGIEETTAPDKTLYEARRALEFLRQNRSRPAAEIVRGLYDSVREFAQGDPLTDDITVLVVKVL, encoded by the coding sequence ATGACCACCCCCTCCTCTGCCTCGGCCCCTGCCCCGGCCTCGCGTCCCTTGCGGGTGCTGGTGGTGGAGGATTCCGAATTTGACACCCGCGTCATGCTTAATGAGCTGCGGATGGGGGGCTATGACCCGCAGTACAAGCGGGTGGAAACCGCGGAGCAGATGCGCGCCGCCCTCACCAGCCAAACCTGGGATGTGGTGCTGGCGGATTATCACCTGCCCGAGTTCAGCGCGCCCAAGGCCCTGGAGCTGCTGCACGAGCTGGGACTGGATATTCCCTTTGTGGTGGTCTCCGGCGGCATTGGGGACCAAATCGCCGTGGAATGCATGCGTTCAGGCGCGCATGATTACCTCATGAAGGGCAACCTCGCCCGCCTCGCCCCGGCCGTCGAACGTGAATTGCGCGAAGCCAAAGTGCGCGCCGCCCGTGCCGAGGCCGAACAGCAGATGCGCGAAAGCGAGTTGCGCTACCGCCTGCTGTGGGAGACCTGCCCCGATGCCGTGCTCCTGATGGATGCCAACGGCTACATTCAATTTGCCAATCCCGCCGTGGAAAGTGTCTTCGCCTACAAACCGGTGGAATTATTGGGGCGCAACGTCACCCTCTTGCAGCCCCCCGAGCTGCGCGAGGCCAATCCGCTGGCTTTCGTGGAATACGTGCGCAGCGGCCGCCGCCAGACCGGTTGGGCCGCCCGCGAGGCCATCGGCCTGCGCAAAGATGGCCGCCGGGTCATCATTGAAATCAGCGCCAGTGAAATGGTGCTCCAGGGCCAGCGCCGCTACGTGGGTTTTATTCGCGATATTACCGAACGCAAAAAGGCCGAAGAAGCCCTCCGGGCTCACGAACAGGAAATGCAGGTCGCGCGCGAAATCCAGCGGCTCCTCTTTCCCGCCTCCGCTCCGCAAGTGCCCGGTTTTGAAATCAGCGGTGCTTCTTTTCCCGCTGACGCGGCCTGTGGCGATTATTTTGACTACCTGCCCATGCCGGCGGGGCGGCTGGGGCTGGTGGTCGCGGACATCACCGGCCACGGCGTAGGCCCGGCCCTGCTCATGGCGGAAACCCGCGCCTACCTGCGCCTGCTCACGCGCAACCGCGAGAAAGTCGAGGAGATTCTTTCCCTGGCCAATCGCACCCTGGTTGAGGACGTAGGCAACGAACGCTTTGTCACCCTCATGCTCGCCCAACTGGACCCCGAGGCGCGCACGCTCGTTTATGGCAGCGCCGGTCACCCCGCAGGTTATGTGGTGGACGCCTCCGGTGAAGTCAAGGCCACCTTGCGCAGCACCGGCCCGCCGCTGGGCATTGCTTCCTCGGCCAATTTTCGCGCCTCTGCTCCCGTGCCGCTGGCCCCGGGCGATGTCCTCCTCCTGTTGACGGATGGCATTGAGGAAACCACGGCCCCGGATAAAACGCTTTACGAAGCCAGGCGCGCCCTCGAATTCCTGCGGCAAAACCGCAGCCGGCCCGCCGCGGAGATTGTGCGCGGTTTGTACGATTCCGTGCGCGAATTTGCGCAAGGCGACCCCTTGACCGATGACATCACCGTGCTGGTGGTCAAGGTGCTCTAA